A window of the Harmonia axyridis chromosome 5, icHarAxyr1.1, whole genome shotgun sequence genome harbors these coding sequences:
- the LOC123680258 gene encoding cytochrome b5-like, translating to MSEIKKYSLAEVKTHNDNRSSWLVINNNVYDVTPFLNEHPGGEEVLLEQAGRDATDPFEDVGHSSDARELMAKYKIGEVIDSERKQVKEKIPDWSSGNDNATSENTMKSWLIPILLAVMATIIYRFYFLS from the coding sequence ATGTCCGAAATTAAAAAGTACTCGTTGGCAGAAGTCAAAACCCACAACGACAACAGATCAAGTTGGTTGGTTATCAACAACAATGTATACGACGTAACGCCATTCTTGAATGAACATCCTGGTGGTGAAGAAGTATTATTGGAACAGGCAGGCAGAGATGCAACTGATCCTTTCGAGGATGTTGGACACTCCTCAGACGCTAGAGAACTTATGGCTAAGTATAAAATTGGAGAAGTTATCGACTCAGAAAGGAAACAAGTGAAGGAAAAAATTCCCGATTGGTCATCTGGTAACGATAATGCGACATCAGAAAACACGATGAAATCTTGGCTAATTCCAATACTCCTTGCCGTAATGGCAACAATCATCTATCGTTTCTATTTCCTGtcataa